A window from uncultured Desulfobacter sp. encodes these proteins:
- a CDS encoding helix-turn-helix domain-containing GNAT family N-acetyltransferase, with protein MVVDKIRAFNRFFTGKIGLITNRFLQSKYSLVQARLLYEISDNSPIHASDLIRKLGLSADYLSKTLSKFEAQGLITRSPSLKDSRKQVIALTPHGMAAYSNLKETSNVHIASLIETLTQEEKSDLVNAMTRIEEILRPKEGGLVTIRPHKPGDIGYIIHRHGVIYAREYGFNVDFDAYVASGMATFIENKTPEQDLWIAECRGHFAGSVAIVRHDTHTAQLRWLIVEPEQRQRGIGKQLVKQAIRFAADNGYRSVILWTIDFLDSARRIYANTGFQLAETKVTQVWGKTITEECWRLNLG; from the coding sequence ATGGTCGTAGACAAAATTCGGGCATTCAACCGATTTTTTACGGGAAAAATCGGACTGATTACTAATCGTTTCCTTCAAAGCAAATATTCACTGGTTCAGGCCAGATTACTCTATGAAATCAGCGACAATTCCCCCATCCATGCTTCAGACTTGATACGGAAATTGGGCCTTTCTGCGGACTATCTCAGCAAAACCCTCTCCAAGTTTGAGGCCCAGGGACTGATCACACGATCACCATCTCTAAAGGATTCCAGAAAGCAAGTTATTGCCCTGACTCCGCATGGTATGGCTGCGTATTCTAACTTAAAAGAAACATCAAACGTCCATATTGCATCCCTTATCGAAACATTGACCCAGGAGGAAAAATCGGACCTGGTGAACGCTATGACCCGGATTGAAGAAATTTTGAGACCAAAAGAAGGAGGGCTTGTGACGATCAGACCCCACAAACCTGGTGATATTGGATACATCATTCACCGCCATGGTGTGATCTATGCCCGAGAATACGGTTTCAATGTAGATTTTGACGCTTATGTCGCCAGTGGGATGGCAACCTTTATTGAAAATAAAACACCGGAACAAGACCTCTGGATAGCAGAATGCCGGGGCCATTTCGCAGGGTCCGTGGCTATTGTTCGCCACGATACGCATACGGCTCAATTAAGATGGCTCATTGTGGAACCCGAACAACGCCAAAGAGGGATAGGGAAGCAGTTGGTCAAGCAGGCTATCCGGTTTGCAGCAGACAATGGATATCGTTCCGTTATATTATGGACCATTGATTTTTTAGATTCTGCTCGCCGCATATATGCCAATACTGGATTTCAACTGGCTGAAACAAAAGTCACCCAAGTCTGGGGTAAAACCATTACCGAAGAATGCTGGCGGCTTAATCTGGGGTGA
- a CDS encoding TetR/AcrR family transcriptional regulator, translated as MKKEKQPNIGTGNKQDERSQRTTNRILVEARRLFAEYGFAGVSAEQIVTTAGVTRGALYHHFDGKKGLFRAVLNQVQTEIEKRVKIAVEQVQDPMEMLIAGNNEFLAACLDPGLQRILLTEGPAVIGWEEWREIDEDHVQGKYRAFLAELMDNGVLRPFPVDALAHIISGAANEAAFWAARAEDPETALAQAQSTMAEMIRSLSP; from the coding sequence ATGAAAAAGGAAAAACAGCCCAATATCGGGACCGGGAACAAGCAGGATGAGCGTAGCCAGCGCACCACCAACCGTATCCTTGTTGAGGCACGGCGTTTATTTGCCGAATACGGCTTTGCAGGGGTATCTGCCGAACAAATTGTAACAACCGCAGGTGTTACCCGTGGAGCGCTATATCATCATTTTGATGGCAAGAAAGGGCTGTTCCGTGCAGTACTGAATCAGGTGCAAACAGAGATTGAGAAGCGTGTAAAAATCGCTGTGGAACAGGTCCAGGACCCTATGGAGATGCTCATTGCAGGAAACAATGAGTTTTTAGCCGCCTGTCTCGACCCTGGTTTGCAACGTATTTTGCTTACCGAAGGACCCGCCGTAATAGGCTGGGAAGAATGGCGAGAGATTGATGAGGATCATGTCCAAGGAAAATACCGCGCTTTTTTAGCAGAGCTCATGGACAACGGAGTACTTCGACCCTTCCCCGTTGATGCTTTAGCCCATATCATATCAGGTGCAGCTAATGAGGCGGCCTTCTGGGCAGCTCGGGCAGAAGACCCTGAAACCGCCCTGGCCCAGGCTCAAAGCACCATGGCCGAGATGATTCGCTCTTTGAGTCCCTGA